The genomic DNA ATTTACTTGGGAAAGGGTTGCCTCAAAGAATTAGTGGAAATAGAAGCTCCCggcccttgatgagctcctgactgCTATTATACCCATACTGAACCCAGTCTATCATTAAGCCCAATCGACCCTTACGCGGTGCCCTTGTGCTTTAATGAACTTGAACAGGCCGGTCTGCTCATCTCGGAAAAATCAAGCCTGATTTCGATTGGATGGTtcagtttaaattttgaattggGCCCAAACTCCAatatcatgttttttttttttagtaagaGATGTGAACGATCCGTGCGTCTTCAACCATTTGTCGTTTAGTTTCCTCATAACATGATAACGCCTTCATTCACTGAGAGGTGCATGGGAGGGGAGGGCAAGATGATGTTACAGGAAGCAACTTATTCAACGCTCtcgttattttaactgatgaaCGAATCATTTCCCAGGCAATCGTTACAACAGGAACGACCTACTACAAATACATCACTTTTCTATTCAGTACATGATTGGCTACATGATAAGCTTGGCCAATCACAGGGAAGTGACGTCTTTAAAATTCCAGAAATTTAAGGGGAAACAGCAGCATGTGCTcaacaggccccagttgttcaaaactgggtggataacgctatccaccggataaatcactatccattggatagtgcaattgaTTTCGCTAATACTCAGTATCAACAGGATGTCGAGGGCTGTAGGTTTTCACCAGCCTTAGGTCGTATGCCGCATGCTACATTTTTCCATGGCTTAGaccagggttttcgtttgagtcCGGTGGCCGGACCTTTTGTCAGGTTGTTAACTATTTCACGTCCGATACTTTGACGCTAAATTTGTAGATTTGTCGgattcttttttctctttttcttgttttttttttttatggttttggaTCTGAAGAAACATAAGACAATCACGCGCAATAAACCCTTCAAACTAACAATAAGTCACATCGCCTTATTTTCCTTACTAAACAGAATAATCGATTTGTTGGCATTTCATTCACGCGATTAGAGGGTCCAAAATAGGCTTTTTCATTCACGCATCCCGCCGCTATTTCTTGTTCCATCCCGCCATCCCGCCGCACTGTACATTTTCATCCCGATCCCGCCTGGTTGAAACCACGTTGCTCCAGCTCAACTGATCAACAATTTATATAGCTTCTACATTACCAAAGATGAACTCTTATTAAACAGTGATGTAATGACTTGACTTAAACGCAAAAGTTCAGTTAGACTGAAAACGCCACTTACAGAGGATTGAAATGAGTGAACATTATGTTCTTGCATTTCTAGATAGAAGTTAATAACATGCAGGTCTGCACGTGCTCCATCAGTGCGTTTTTTTGCGGTCGTCGCGCATTCTGCATGAGAGCCTTAAAATTATGTTTTTGCTCAGACGTGCGTGTCTTTAACAGATTTACCTCTTTTTATGATATTATCGGAGATTTTAGACTCCATTGTTTCATCAATATCTGTTTAAGATTTTTACCTGCTGGGTGGTACGtagtgacaaaaggcaacaaCCTCTCGTTTGCCTTTTTCTATGGTTGTGTTTGGATAGCCACGCGCTCTCAGGCGTTGTTTGAACTCCTCAAGGGTCTCTTCAAATCATGTTGTTTTCGAAGAGTTAGTCCTAAGAAGTCTTATTGCCTCACCATTAATGAAGCCATTTTTTAcgcctggggggggggggggggggctggcCGCATGAATTGAAGTGTgtatattgaaaggtttcagtcggcttaTAATGAGTTTTAAACTACTGTGTCGAGGAAAATGATTTCGTTGATGGTCATGGAGGGGTAAAATGGGAGCTGGGATTGGCCTGATTTTCGGTGGGAATCACTGGGAACTGGGATTTTGTTACTGGGAATGGGAGATAAAGAGTCCTTGCTGAGAATGCGATTTGAATGGCAGAGAATGGCGTTCGTGGCCACTGCTATGTGAGAGTGAGGACCTCCTGATGCCAACGGACTTGTTTTTAAACCTCAAAGCTTCCTACCTACGACATACCTCTTTTAGGGCCTGACTAGCACGAATCGGCTTCACTTAATCCACTGCAACCAATGCAATCACTCGAAAAGAAGAAGCTCAGATGAGGTATTGGCATGGTGGCATGGTAAATTTGTCAGGCACAGGAACTGAAACGTCCTTAAACGTACCCTACCGATTTGTAAGACCTTCGGGCCTATCGATTGTTGTGGTCTAGTGCACGTGAAGAGGGCGATTTCTAAAAAACTTCAAAGGTTGCCACTGGGACTGGGAATTTGTCCAAATTCTTCTTCGTTCTCTGATATTTCAGCCGTGAATTTGATGGTAGGGTAGAATTTATTAGTTTGTTTGATAAAATGGTCCACATCTTCTTTATCGCTGTCCCAAAAAGGGAGAAATTCTCATCAATGTATCTTTTCAATAGTTTTTTGCTTGGTACAACAGACAAACTAACGTGATGTTTTCCCGGATTTTCTTTAGCgttttttccttcttcagtAACTGCCCGAATTCTTTCCTTACGCGGAGAAAACTGCTTACAAAGGTTCCCTTTTCATAATAAATTGCAACGCAGTTTATATTATGTCAGAGGTTTCAGAGGAGGTTGGCGGAGTGAGACGATGTCGCCATCGCGTTCATGTCAACGAACGCAACGTGGTTGAAAGAGATTGACTTACTTTTAACCCGCGTCACGTGTTACTCCGAGAGAACAAACAGAAAATTGGGTGAGCGGCATAGGTTGgagtattttacttttttacgTGGTTTCTATGGGTCTTAGGGtcttttggccaattttccttCTCCaagcaaattaaagcttatcaACTCATAACGTGAGGTTACTTACTACCCCGCATTTAACTGTCCTATCCCGTATCCCGCCTACGAAAACGGAGTATATCCCGGTCTCGCCATCGTATTTTCATCCCGCATCCCgcctttaaaatttttcatatcCCTCATCCCGCCTCGATTTTAAGCCCCATCCAGCATCCCGCCAAACCTATGTTGGACCCTCCGATTATAATTAGTTGtcttcttttttgtcttttttcttcctccaatCTCAATCTCAATTGTAGGTTTTTCTTGCTATATGTTCGAGTAGTGTAagtttagggccgatttacacggtacgactttgtcgcatgcgacaacggcttacgacaggcccacgacatgatttacgattgtacgttgtgtacgtcagaaaaaatgtcgtagcattttaaaacatgttttaaaacgctgcgacaatcgtaagtcatgtcgtaggcctgtcgtgcgcttctcgcatgcgacaaaaatcgtaccctGTAAATTGGCCCTTACCAAGTCTTTGATCAAGCCAAAAAGTGAACACCTTAAGAAGTGGGAGAGGGGGCAGGGTCTGTTTGTTGTAATttataagggccgatttacacgatacgattttgtcgcacgcgacaagctcacgataggcctacgacatgacttacgattgtcgcagcgttttaaaacatgttttaaaatgctacgacattttttctgacgtacacaacaatcgcaaatcatgtcgtgggcctgtcgtaagccgttgtcgcatgcgacaaaatcgtaccgtgtaaatcggccctaagagaCCCATACCTCCTTGAGGGAGGTTGAATGCCAAGGCACTTGGTGAAGCCTTACGAAGGAAACCAAACATGTCCGGCCGGTATTTTCATTATCAAATccggtactttgaaaagctatcgAAATGTCTGGAAAGAGCCAATGATAAGTAGCCAAATACACATATTTCTGTTCACTCTGTCTCGAAGCGCAAAGTTTCGTATGAAAAATCTGCTTTTGTCATGCGAGTTGCCAAAGAGGCCTAGTTAGGagttatcgggatacgggacAGCTtaggtaaaaaattatagggatacgggatatttgagGGTAAAATTAACTGCATACAGGACATTTAAAGAATACTGATTCTGGCATACCGAGCATCAAACTTGTCATTTTTTACAACTATAAAATAGGTTCTTTGCTCAAATAGAAGgcacaaaaagagaaaacgtTACTTGCAAATGCTGTTATTTGTATTTTTCCATCAAATATTTGCAATATCTACCAATATCGGCCTCTCCAGTGAATGAAACGCCATGAAAAATGTTTGCCATTATCTAGTACCCAGACAGATTGCGCACAATGACGTCAACACTAGAAACTGGCATTATAGGGATGCAAATCACAGAGATCGGAGTGAATTTGCTTGATTGATAAAGCCGAAAATAACGTTAATCCATTATGCGGAAAGGTTGGTCCACATTGTGAATTCATCAAATTTGATTAAGTGCTGGAGACTTCTCACCTTTTCTGTGTTTACAACGGTAAGAGATGATGGATCTCAAAGATAACAGAGGGGCATTAAAAAGGCAATTTGGATGATTGTGCATTGTTATGCATAAACAACACAGCACTTGGGACTAGTCTCCTGGGGTACCTGTGCTCGTCATGTTTTGCTTTGCATTCACTTGCACATAGACAGACAGACGATTCTAGTAATGGGCTCTTGGTGTTCCTAATTAGTTgaagaacaaggaaaaatagCATTTTTAAACTTGGTCTTTTGTTTGTAATTTACATGTAGAACAAGAGATCGATGGAATGACAACTCCTCTCCCACTTCACACCATGCAGTTTGAGGCCCCAAATCTTGTGAATAGAGAATATGAAATCCCTCACTGCTTCAGTAAATTAAGCAAACTTCCAGTGTTTTGATGATCATTAGCACCTGGTCCCAGTTTTTTAATtaaaggctggataactttatcgaGTGGATAACACGCTATCTGGAGTGTGAAATATACTTTGCATTAAACATTGACAAAGGTCTAAAGTTGAGCACAGCTTTAGATGTGCTCAGAGTAAGCATTTTCACAGTTACACAAGCAAATTCTTAAATCTTTGCACAGGTTGAAACTGTTTGACAGTGACTTATGCACCAGATAAagttaggcccgttttaaacgccgcattttacatgtgccaaatctaacgcaaatgaatgcaaaaaaaaaatagatttttctcatttgcattggaTTTGGCACATGTCAAATGTGCCATTTAAATCGGGCCTAAATGGCACCtggacactaattaacaacttGTTAATGAGTCTCCTTATGTTTTGTATGCTTGtttctgcaataaaaaaatatatatataaacagcCAACAACAAATAGGAATGAATCCTTATGAAAAGTTTTTTAGTCAACGCTGGATAATATACAAACTGTATGGAACAAGTTGTCTACttcttacttttttttcaaattactaAGAACGTTGCAAATTTCTACTTTtgataattacaataataattccATCTACTTATTTTCAAAGCGTTACAATTTAAAAACAAGAGACAGTCCACgttatttaattttaagaaaTCCAATATACACGGTGTGATTTTAAGTAATGCGGAGTTATCGAAAACAAAAGGTGACCTTGCATtctccaaaaacaaaacaaagttatttgaaattttcaactgtctgaacTTGCTCAGCTGGAAAACGGAACTTTCTaatgcaaatatgaaaatatcACTTTCAGAGATTTGGGCTACTCGGTTTTATTTGCACTACTTATGGCCTTgagaaaattttatttagaaactTAATTAATCAAGTTCACTCAAAAGATATAAACATGTCGACTTACTTAAACAATGAGAATTATGAAGAAGCTGTCACggttacgaaaaaaaaaacacgtttttctCAACCGATTGTGTATTATTTCCGTTCAGTTAAATTTTACAGGGATTGTTTCAACGGCGAAGGTTGACTCTCAATTTATTGCAATGTTCTACGGTTTTACGGTGTATCTTCAATTTTCTGATAGCCTGACGATCCGCCTGGTCGAAGGCCATACTTCTTGCGAATTTCATCTCTCTTGACTTCCCTTTCACTTCGTTTCTGAGCATTGATCGCCTGCATTTCGGCCCGTTTTCGCTTCAACTTGGCATCTTCTTTTTCCAGTCGTTTTCTTTTGCACTTCTGGCACTGCCGACAACAACAGCAATAAATGCAACAGCCGATTACAATCAAGACGACACAGACCACCGAAGGAACTAAAATAATGAGGACATTGCCTGCGATCCAGCATTGTCCATAGTACCATTTCTTGCTGGGACAATCTCTGGGAACTATCTTCGTCCAGCCTGGATAGTTGTTACATTTTCCGGTCGAGGAACACCAGTAACAAGCCGTATTCTCGGTACAATCGCCGCAAGAGGCGTTGAATTTGGTGCAGTCGGTTTCTTCCGCTGATACAGGCATCGTGGCGTAAATCAAAGCTGCGAGAGTCACAAGCGAAATGCACAGTAGACGTTGTtcaaaattcatgacgagaatTCAGTGGAGATTTAAAATTGAGATGCCTTCAGCTTGTTATTTCATTGATGTTGTAAAGTCTTCGCTCCTTGTCGGCGCAGAAAACACACCGTTTCCGAGGCAAAAGCAAATATCGATGCTCTCTTGAATTGAACTCTTTTTCTGTCCTTTCTGCGTAATGTTTACTCTCCACTTCGCTCGGTTGGTGACATAAAAGCACTCCTTCAGCACAGTCAAAAGCCTCCTTTAAAAACTGGCTCGTCCGCGTAAAACTTACAGGTGTGAATTAGTACCAAAGCGCAAATTCTTCAACCAGGAATTTAAACTGCACGAAGCCAACACAAAGTGGAAACGTTCGACTCATATTACACGCTCGCTCTTACGTCAATGCATTCAAAATTTACCATTACTCCACCAGGGGCAGtgttaaatgcaaaaaaaactaTTTCCCTGGAAAAATCATGCTAcataaaaattaagaaatataATACTAAAAGATGCTGGAAAAACACACATATCAATCAAACGGGGCATATATTTGATACATTCTATCGCAAAAGAAGGAATTTTACGTGCAAGAAATTTATTCTGCTTAGGCCTCCCCACTCAACAATTGTTCACGCTTCGGGAACCATGAAGCGGAATATTTTCGTGAATAAGCTGCAGGTAAATAAAGCTCTTTGTAATGTCCACGATAGCAGTGACAACAATATTACGTACAGAATATTAATTGAAATGCCGGGAATAACGATAAAATATTGAATGGATTAAAAACTGAGTCATAAACGAGAATAACCCATTGGGACTGGGTGGGAAAAGTTTTACGAATTGTTATCatgtcttctttttttcctttcaaatcTTTTTTACGGttcaataataaaaacaagctAATTAAACTCCTCCTAACGCAAATATATTAAAGGATGCTACGTATATTTCCTCCAAAATCAAATATCAATCGTCGCGCAAAATTATGCGCTCCACTTTTTTTGCATTGTCAACATGAGGAAGCAAGGAACGGTACGATCACTGAAGGGGACGAGTGGTctaaatatatatttcaaaTGTCCAACAATATTTTAGTAATTCAATGGGCAAAGAAATTCATGGCTTTatcttatttttgaaaaactggtggGAGCCCGAGAACAATATTCAAATCTTGGTTATCTGGGAGCATGCAGAACTTCAAGTGTTCGGGCTTCaagtgaaggccgtaatcgtaATCAGCTTCTAGCGGATTAGTCAGTCAGTCGATCAATCATTCAACCACTCACATGTTAAACCCCTTTTGCGACACTCGCACGCACACTGCACGGCACTCCAAAATCGTGGCACCAATATTTGGAGTGTCTAGCACACCTCCAGAAACGTGCTCCAGACACCCCTATAATTTCTGGCACAGGTGCCTACTGAGATTTAGCTAGCTTGCTCGATCTGTTTGCACATGAGAAATTGACCGTGCCGTGCCCGAAAAACATTGGTACGGTACCAAGATTTCGGAGGGCCGATTTTTCTACTAATGTATCCTGATGTAACTAAAGCTCGGACTTAAATCAGCCAGTCATTCCTCTACTCTCGATTATCACTGCCCACAGGTTCTCGTTAGCTGACCGTTCCCACAGACACGGTCAAATTTTAGCTTGCTGTTTTTAATAACCCCCTTAACTTCAAACGCTAATTGATGCACATATCACGTAACCAAGGCCTTGCTAATTGACTAGCTGAGGCGACAATCAGACTTTGTGAGAGAGGCCTTTTCGAGATACCAGACAAATAGATGGTCTGGACGTTACTCAAAAGAAAGGTATCTGAATATTGTTGTTAAGCCCTTACTCATGGTCTCCGGTTACCGTAACTTGTAGCGATCAGGCGCAATAACTTGCTAGCTGAGTTTTCCTCGAAAGGCAAGAGGTATTTTTGGCCCAAAGTTGGTGTCGTAATTTGTCACGAGTTACTTCCTGAACTTCTCTAAaaacggtcattttcaagttctatGAAGGGTTCTCTCAGGTGGAGGAGGAAAGGAGTTGCCAAAAAGAACCGCGGAAGTCAGTTAAGATTTCGTCAATTCAATTTTCCCCTCCCACAATCAACGTAACACAATTCCAAAAGCGTGGATATTGTTCTTATCCTATAATTTGGACAAAATTATGGAAGTGCAACAAGCACGTGCAATATATTGCTTTTAGTATCAATTCGGCATTTTCGCTGAGGtataatttttcttcaaatatacGCTTGAAGTGTATAAAATTAGGATCATACCATATGTGTAGGCAACGTTCACCTTCACAAACAGGATCACCGGATTCTGGTGAATCGAAGGATCTACTcggaagaaagaaaatttatatcgaaatgattaaaaaaaaaaaagcaagaaagagCTAGAGCATAAGCGCGCGGGGGTTGACTAGCAATAGAGTCATTTTCATAGAGGTTTTTTTAATGACATTAGAGTTGtaagagttaagtttccaaaatcctgaattcagattttggaaggcctaaatcctgaattcagaaatacagaaagtatcctaaacatgcataaaaggtaaccttaggcctaaggttagcttttatgaatgttggttGAGGAGTTTGGAAACTTAACCCTAACcttacgacataactctatgaaaataactctaagaatagctgtccccaaaCGCGCGACTGGCGGGTACCGTGACGAAAAATGAAGGGATTTCGGCACACGAGTCCCTTAATCTATTCCTGTTAGAATCTCGCTAGCGCCAAAAAAACCTAAAATTGGAAAAATTATGGCGCGTCATTAAAAATTATGCTCCCACACTATGCTTGCAAATCGATAAGGGCATATTTTGCAGCTTCAAAAATCTTCGCTGTGCTGTTAACTGAATTTGATCACTGTGTCCTttaattaaagtggtactatgatcaaatttttaccctttgattttttgagtgtatcacatagaattccatgaaagaacaaaaacgccacttactgtttgcaaatatcttcattagttccggagatgtttcagtttgaaaaatgggtaaaatatgcaactgagatgactgatgacgtcatacaatcaacccaatattatatggagtatataaatagagctatcttggccaatttgcagcgcagaccttTGAAACTGGGTAGtttaatagttctacaggaaacacacgtatggctataaaaaattctgttcccgtggaaactcactcttttccagtccccacccacttgatttcaatatgttagtgatttttagcttgaaaaatgttaaaacaaggccccaaactcgagctaacatatttatatgcatGCTGggtcatgcatatgaagtgctgttagcaaatattaAAATGGAACGCCATAgctggccagaaaagcttttaatatgggggaggtctggaacccagtatgatgctatggtaacagaactgttaagctcatattaggtgcggttacactagacCTCTTGCCCATGGGGAACCTTGGGGTTACAGCTTGGGCTGggtttaccctgggttatgatcgactccccatttgcggttacacacttgtaaattacccaaggggaaggtaagcgttggcctgttttggtgggaaacttacctttaagataagacaagatgagatttattagtttttccactaaatggtttttgaaaaactaattacaatacaaaatacatgaaaattgaggatctaaaaaaaaaagtaaacatcgaagatctacatctgaacgacaaacttttctttggcttattttcTGTAATTGTCATGATCGGCGCCTCTCTTAAACTGTCCACCTCAATTAAGTTCAGCGATTCATCGCTTCATTTTAAGAAGGCAGCAAAGACGTCGACTTCAGTTACGCTTTCTCTAGTCCTTGCAActctccaatttataattcagacgtcgacttgctgctggccagaaaaggcgtgcttgggtatttccacgtccgcagttgtttacacagttcatcacagcatgtattttcctcgcgttcggcaatcttgtgattggttgagccggtttggggttttgttaaccataagacgattttcgtcatagtaccacttaaaGGTTCGCCGTGACAAGCGACCCCTGTAAAGTGTGAGGTTCGTTCAGCGCAAAGGCTGGTATCCATATACAGGGGTCCCGTATCAAAAAATACTgaattttcaacaatatatcaaAATACATTATCACCTAAAGTTTGCACTAAAAGgagccaaagaaaaataattgccaTGCGCTGTAAAGAACAGTCTATGAAATGAAAATCGGGAAACTTCCCTTGGTAtgaaatggcagaattacccagaattccttttgggcagGCACCTGTTTGAGAAGCAAgcggagactggccctcatcaaatgaggaaagaGTAGTGAGAAGATTTCTAGCCAAATACTaaggacaacaacaacaacagagactTTAGCTTAACAATAATGAAAAAGGCCTTTGCAGCCCGCAGTTAGCagagctattctaggcgggctacTAAAACTGACACTGTATAATTAATAAGCTCTTACACACAGACACACGCACTCACacacattaaataaataaataaacaagtaaataaaaataaataataaataatagaaaattTATAGAAAAAAATAGCCAAGATGCGTGCTGTTAGCGTAgatttttgatttctgaacaagtttttattatagaaaattggcgacaaagtagtgccGGTT from Montipora foliosa isolate CH-2021 chromosome 7, ASM3666993v2, whole genome shotgun sequence includes the following:
- the LOC138010589 gene encoding pituitary tumor-transforming gene 1 protein-interacting protein-like, which translates into the protein MNFEQRLLCISLVTLAALIYATMPVSAEETDCTKFNASCGDCTENTACYWCSSTGKCNNYPGWTKIVPRDCPSKKWYYGQCWIAGNVLIILVPSVVCVVLIVIGCCIYCCCCRQCQKCKRKRLEKEDAKLKRKRAEMQAINAQKRSEREVKRDEIRKKYGLRPGGSSGYQKIEDTP